TTAACCACCTTATCATCAAAAAATTTAAATTTAATAGACGAGGAGCCTGAATTTAAAACTAAAATCTTCATTTATTTTCCTTTCTTACTGTGCTTGTATGGCACTTAAAATAACTGTATCCACTATATCATCAACCAAGCATCCGCGACTTAAATCATTTACAGGTTTTTTAAGTCCTTGCAAAATAGGACCGATTGCTAAAGCATTTGCTGTTCTTTGTACAGCCTTATAGCAAATGTTTGCGGCATCAAGATCAGGAAAAACATATACATTTACATTGCCCGCTATCTTAGAATTTGGCATTTTTTTAGCAGCGGTTTTAGGGTCATAAGCACAATCAAATTGCATAGGACCATCGATATTTAATTCTGGATATTTTTCCTTGGCAATTTTCAAAGCTTCTTTAACAAGATCTACGCTCTCGCCTTTGCCGCTGTCTCCGCTAGAATAAGAAAGTAAAGCTATCCTTGGCTCAATACCAAAAGACTTCGCAGTCATGGCACTCACATAAGCACTGGTTGCAAGTTGTTCAGCATTTGGATTTGGATTTACAGCGCAGTCTGCAAAAGCTAAGACTTTATCATCAAGCCCCATAAAGAAAATTCCCGAAACAGAATCAACACCCTCTTGAGTTTTAATAATCTGAAGTGCAGGACGAATAGTTTCAGCTGTAGTTGTAGATGCTCCACTTACCATAGCATCAGCTTTTCCACTATGTATTAACAAGGTTCCAAAATAAGTCCTATCTTTAACTAATTCTTTAGCCTCTTCAAGGCTCATTCCCTTAGATTTTCTTGCTTCATATAACAAAGTAGCAAATTCTTCATTGTATTCTGAATTAAGCGGATTGAGTATTTTTACTGCGGTTAAATCAAGCCCTAATTCATCAGCTTTTTGTTTGATATCTTGCTCATCACCCAACAAAATAAGATCAACCACACTGCTTTTTAACAAAATTTCAACTGCTTT
The window above is part of the Campylobacter coli genome. Proteins encoded here:
- the pta gene encoding phosphate acetyltransferase, which gives rise to MMANLYLMRSRSDELNTLITTKLLKNYSKIYKNIAIYCPVIYVHRIPVLQGWLEEFDIKQTLKNAYSFTFREAMEEFSKDPHSFFNTILEEYEELNRKYDFVLVNSFCEFGILDGFDLSIKLAKNLNTPIAAIINDEDKLIAQKYFDEALDGKDYALINENFNFEEVHKLQAYDFMTPHRFKYELIKKSVKNKKTVVLPESNDERILKAVEILLKSSVVDLILLGDEQDIKQKADELGLDLTAVKILNPLNSEYNEEFATLLYEARKSKGMSLEEAKELVKDRTYFGTLLIHSGKADAMVSGASTTTAETIRPALQIIKTQEGVDSVSGIFFMGLDDKVLAFADCAVNPNPNAEQLATSAYVSAMTAKSFGIEPRIALLSYSSGDSGKGESVDLVKEALKIAKEKYPELNIDGPMQFDCAYDPKTAAKKMPNSKIAGNVNVYVFPDLDAANICYKAVQRTANALAIGPILQGLKKPVNDLSRGCLVDDIVDTVILSAIQAQ